One window of the Thamnophis elegans isolate rThaEle1 chromosome 6, rThaEle1.pri, whole genome shotgun sequence genome contains the following:
- the LOC116510123 gene encoding uncharacterized protein LOC116510123: MLEGNPQSKIFKSIHQIQEIQDALSPINSGECSQTRSPHISGPYRGLLPRANSQAERRFLHFVYAGLHFQYQALPFGLSSAPKVFIKLLSVVAAHLRARPIQIFCYLDDILLLYRSRIQALRDLQDTLQVLEEVEFSISPEKSHFVPTPRLVHLGALIDSSQGKIFLSQECQSSLRELAKEVQRRQRVPLLQLSQLLGKMISCFSIIPWAQLHSRCLQWFLLPFQKTSSSCSLVKVSLTPEILLFLDWWISPAIAQGSLLRDPPRLVVTMDASLTGWGPHLEDQAAQGLWSDSNLSHSMNWLELRAIHLALLYFQTSLQNSHVLVRMDNTMAKAHVNHQGGQEPFLSWSLLFV; encoded by the coding sequence ATGCTGGAGGGCAATCCTCAATCTAAAATTTTTAAATCAATTCATCAGATTCAGGAGATTCAAGATGCACTCTCACCTATCAATTCTGGAGAGTGTTCACAGACACGTTCTCCTCACATCAGTGGACCTTACAGAGGCTTACTTCCACGTGCCAATTCACAGGCAGAAAGGCGGTTTCTCCACTTCGTGTATGCGGGCCTCCACTTCCAATATCaggccctccccttcgggctaTCCTCAGCTCCGAAGGTCTTTATAAAACTTTTGTCGGTTGTAGCAGCCCATCTGCGGGCCAGGCCCATTCAGATCTTCTGCTACCTTGACGACATCCTTTTGTTGTACAGGTCACGTATCCAGGCCCTCAGGGACCTCCAGGACACCCTTCAGGTATTAGAGGAAGTGGAGTTCTCCATCAGTCCGGAGAAGAGTCATTTCGTCCCCACTCCTCGCCTAGTGCACCTAGGAGCCCTCATAGATTCCTCCCAGGGCAAGATTTTCCTGTCTCAGGAATGCCAGAGCAGTCTCAGGGAGTTAGCCAAGGAGGTACAAAGGAGACAGCGGGTCCCTCTTCTTCAGCTGTCtcaactgctggggaagatgatATCCTGCTTCTCCATCATCCCTTGGGCACAGCTTCACAGCCGCTGTCTCCAGTGGTTTCTTCTGCCATTCCAGAAGACCAGCAGTAGCTGTTCCCTAGTGAAGGTCAGCCTGACCCCAGAGATCCTGCTATTCCTGGACTGGTGGATTTCCCCGGCCATAGCTCAGGGCTCTCTTCTCAGGGATCCCCCACGTCTCGTAGTGACTATGGACGCAAGCCTGACCGGTTGGGGGCCTCACCTAGAGGATCAGGCGGCTCAGGGACTTTGGTCCGACTCCAACCTATCCCACAGTATGAATTGGCTAGAGCTGAGGGCCATCCATCTAGCCCTCCTTTATTTCCAGACCTCTCTTCAGAACTCACATGTGCTGGTCCGAATGGACAACACCATGGCCAAGGCGCATGTCAACCACCAGGGGGGACAAGAGCCGTTTCTCTCATGGAGTCTGCTTTTCGTCTAG